GGTTTCAGCTCCCATATTGGGAATTGGCATGTTTGTAGGGCTCATCATCTCCATATTCCAGACCACAACGTCAATTCAGGAACAGACGCTGACATTTGTGCCAAAGATTATTGCTATCTTTGCTGCTTTGATACTGTTTGCAGCATGGATTCTGCATACACTGGTAGCGTATACAAAAGGATTATTCATGATGATTTCTAAATTGGGTGCCGGATAATGGAATATTTTGTATATCAGTTTCAGGCATTT
The sequence above is drawn from the Spirochaetota bacterium genome and encodes:
- the fliQ gene encoding flagellar biosynthesis protein FliQ, giving the protein MTDVEVIKILREALMVTMVVSAPILGIGMFVGLIISIFQTTTSIQEQTLTFVPKIIAIFAALILFAAWILHTLVAYTKGLFMMISKLGAG